TGCTCGTATTGGAGCGCGGTTCAAAAACCGCAATCAATCTCCGATGAGGATAACTTTCTCGCAAACTCCTTAAAACCGCTCTTACGGCGGTTGGATGGTGCGCAAAGTCCTCCATTACCGTTATGCCATTAATCTCTGCAACTATGTCCTGACGCCTTGCTACTCCGCAAAAATGTTCAATGCCAGGTAGTATCTCGCACTCCGTTAAGCCCAGCTTTTTCCCTACAGCCGCTGCTGCAAGGACATTTAACGCATTGTATTCGCCTAACAGCCGCGTTGTCAGCTTTAGCGTCTCTCCATCTAAGCCTAGCTCCAGCGTTTGTTTCAATGCGTCGTTCTCGTTAACCTGACGGCGGCCTAGTAGTATAAAGTCGCAACTGTCCTTTGCCCCGTATAAAAATACTTTGGCCTTAACTGCACTGTTATCCATCCATTTATGAGCAAGCGAATTCAAGCGCTCTTCGTCGCCGCACGCTAAAATTATTCCATCCACCGGCATCTTTTCTACTAAACGCGAAAACTCAATTTCAATCTCCTCGACGTTCCTGTAAATGTCGGCATGATCGAATTCTAAACTCGTTACGACCAAAATATCGGGGCGATAGGAGTGAAATTTAGGCCACTTGGCAAAAAAAGCACTGTCATACTCATCCCCTTCCAAAACTACAAATCGCCTTTCTAGTGGCATAGATAAATCTATAGGCCGAATTGTAGACGGCAAATCTTTTACCACGCCGCCGACGAAATACCCTGGTCTGAAGTTAGCCTTATCGAGCATGTTAGCGATTAATCCGGTTGTAGTCGATTTTCCGTGAGTGCCGATTACGACTATCGATTTGCTACTGTGTGTCCTGTCGCCTATTAGAAGAGCCGCAAATATTTCGGGCATAGAGGCGTAGGGTAAGTTGTTGGATAGTGCGTAATGCGCTTCAGTATTGTTGGCACGAATGCTGTTACCAATGACTACTAAGTCAGGATGGGGTTTTAAATTGTTTTCAGAAAAGCCTTCAAAAAGTTCGTCGGCTAAATTCCTCACCACGTCGCCCATAGGCGGGTAAAAAGCTTTGTCGCTACCAGTAACTTTAAACCCTAACTGTTTTAGGAGAGCGCAAACGGCTGCAGTGCCAGCGCCGGCAATGCCGATTATATGGACATGGGCTCCGGGGCGAAGTTTAGAAATAGCGTTGGTTCTGGAAATACTGTTGTTATCTTGGATCGGAATTAGTGTTTGCACGTGATTTATCAGGCGATAAGCCGTAACTAAAGTTATTAATTGTCATAAAAGTTTCTCGAATGCCCTTGCTCGCAAGAAATTGCAACCACGCATCCACTAAGACTAGTGCCAACATAGACTCTGCAACTGGGACTGCCCTAATGGCTATGCAAGGGTCGTGTCTTCCGCGAGTCGAGATTTTTGCAGGCTGAAAGTTTACATCAATAGTTTGCTGTTCGCGGGCAATTGAGGCAGTTGGTTTTACTACAAAACGAACTACTATCGGCGCACCAGAAGAAATGCCACCCAAAATTCCTCCGTGGTTGTTGGATAAAAAACCATGTTCAGTCATCTCATCGTTCATCTCGCTGCCACGCAGCGCTGCCGCACTAAAACCCGCCCCTATCTCAATTCCCTTAACTGCCGGTATAGACATGATGGCAGCCGCAATAGCAGCATCCAATCTGCCAAACACGGGCTCGCCTAATCCTAGCGGTACACCTTCTGCCCACACCTCTACAATGCCGCCTATTGAGTCTCGCTCCTTTCTAGCCGCCTCGATTTCTGCAATAAATGCGCTTTCAACTTCCGGGTCTAGGCTTCTAACTTCGCTGCGTTCCACCTGCTCCCATGCAAAGGTTTTTGCTTTTGCCTTGCCAATTTGCAGAACCCCGCCCTTAATTCTAACTCCCACCAAAGCGAGAAGTTGTTTGGCAATTGCCCCCGCAATTACTCGCGCCACAGTTTCGCGTGCCGAGGAACGCCCACCACCGCGATAGTCCCGATGTCCAAATTTTCCAAAATACGTAAAATCGGCGTGTCCAGGACGAAAAAGTTCTTTAATTTCTTCATAGTCTTTAGATTTGACGTCCTGGTTAAAGACGACAAATGCTAGCGGCGCACCGGTAGTTTTGCCTTCAAAAAGGCCGGAGAGAATTTCAAATGAATCGGTCTCCTTTCGTTGACTTACCAGTTTAGATTGTCCAGGACGTCGGCGTTTAAGCTCGTTTTGAATAAACTCGATGTCAATTGCAAATCCAGCCGGGCAACCGTCTACTACCACACCCATGGCAGGGCCATGGCTCTCTCCAAAAGTCGCAACGCGAAAAAATGTTCCAAAAGTATTACCTAACATTCCACTTCTATCGTTCGTTTTTAAGCTGGTACAAGGCTAAAAGCATATATTCTATCAGTATCGAAGCGATTCAGATAGCTAACAATGCCATTCAAGAGACACACTCTAGCACCATAAAAGCTATTTCCCAACATGTCCTGCTAGTCTTAAGTGCTTTATTTGACTGAAGGTTTATCGCGCTATAGTCGCCTTAGGCTAAGGCCGCAATACATAGTTAGGAGAAAGAGCTAGTTTTTGGGCCGATTACTGCTAATGATCTTGGAATGGAGTTTGCAATCGATATTTTGCAATCGATATTGTGAGCTAAGGGGCGTGTCGCATTACGCGTCTTTTTGAGTTTTAAAATATATGATTTACGCTACCGTGATAAAGTCGACGTTTGGGGCGCCATCCTCTTCATCATCTTCTTGGCGCGATTTAGGCAGGGATAATTTAATAAAGCACGATTTTTCGGGGAAAACGGGTGCGACTCCAATAAACAAGAAGTCGGAGCTACGGATTCTAATAGTTGATGGCGATCGCGCTAGTTTAGCTTCTCTTTATCAGGGTTTAATGGCCACCAATGAGTCAT
The DNA window shown above is from Deltaproteobacteria bacterium and carries:
- the aroC gene encoding chorismate synthase; the protein is MLGNTFGTFFRVATFGESHGPAMGVVVDGCPAGFAIDIEFIQNELKRRRPGQSKLVSQRKETDSFEILSGLFEGKTTGAPLAFVVFNQDVKSKDYEEIKELFRPGHADFTYFGKFGHRDYRGGGRSSARETVARVIAGAIAKQLLALVGVRIKGGVLQIGKAKAKTFAWEQVERSEVRSLDPEVESAFIAEIEAARKERDSIGGIVEVWAEGVPLGLGEPVFGRLDAAIAAAIMSIPAVKGIEIGAGFSAAALRGSEMNDEMTEHGFLSNNHGGILGGISSGAPIVVRFVVKPTASIAREQQTIDVNFQPAKISTRGRHDPCIAIRAVPVAESMLALVLVDAWLQFLASKGIRETFMTINNFSYGLSPDKSRANTNSDPR